A window of the Helianthus annuus cultivar XRQ/B chromosome 4, HanXRQr2.0-SUNRISE, whole genome shotgun sequence genome harbors these coding sequences:
- the LOC110878088 gene encoding uncharacterized protein LOC110878088 encodes MLAPRVEGCLWLQGNDLVKGKHPFVILRVVGHDIKRTTTMKNNQNPVWKFTLEKPTKAILHLVVCSDSWSKKDILGDVDISLADVVKEKQMNNMYNIGNTRIHVELQWESSDLPLKSKPKLLKFMNSVYNLAVS; translated from the exons ATGCTAGCTCCGAGGGTGGAGGGTTGCTTGTGGTTACAAGGAAATGATCTAGTAAAAGGGAAACATCCATTCGTCATATTGCGTGTTGTTGGACATGACATTAAACGAACTACG ACTATGAAGAACAATCAAAATCCGGTATGGAAGTTTACCTTAGAAAAGCCTACAAAAGCAATATTGCATTTGGTAGTTTGTTCTGACTCGTGGAGTAAAAAG GACATTTTGGGTGATGTGGATATAAGTCTTGCTGACGTGGTAAAAGAAAAACAGATGAACAATATGTACAACATTGGAAATACTCGGATTCATGTGGAGTTGCAATGGGAAAGTTCAGATTTGCCACTAAAATCAAAGCCAAAGCTGTTGAAGTTCATGAATTCAGTTTACAATTTAGCTGTTTCATAA